In Erigeron canadensis isolate Cc75 chromosome 7, C_canadensis_v1, whole genome shotgun sequence, one DNA window encodes the following:
- the LOC122607920 gene encoding auxin-induced in root cultures protein 12-like → MAVLRLSLPLSSFLILIFTLFILRLSPVHSTCTSQKFTNNKTYSNCTNLPTLNSTLHYTFTPKNMTMSVAFVAIPATSDGWIAWAINPTDTGMAGCQSFIAFKDSKGSMLVKTYNISSYSSIIEGKLSFEVLDSSAEFSKGTMMIFATVKLPMTMMEINHVWQVGGSVMNGVPMKHEFLPGNLKAMAKLQLEGMVDKSSNGTSVGSPMASPNTNSAPGLARVCVVLMFLGYLLGLIF, encoded by the coding sequence ATGGCCGTGCTCCGCCTCTCGCTACCTTTATCCTCGTTCCTCATACTCATATTCACACTATTCATTTTACGATTATCACCGGTGCATTCAACATGTACAtcccaaaaattcacaaacaacaAAACGTATTCAAATTGTACGAATTTACCAACCTTAAATTCCACCCTACACTACACTTTCACACCCAAAAACATGACCATGTCCGTGGCATTTGTCGCGATTCCAGCCACATCAGATGGCTGGATCGCATGGGCTATTAACCCAACTGACACGGGCATGGCAGGGTGTCAATCTTTCATAGCATTTAAGGACTCTAAAGGGTCCATGTTAGTTAAAACTTATAATATTAGCTCCTATTCTTCTATCATTGAAGGGAAGTTATCATTTGAGGTTTTAGACTCGAGTGCTGAGTTTTCTAAAGGAACGATGATGATTTTCGCTACGGTTAAGTTGCCCATGACAATGATGGAGATTAATCATGTGTGGCAAGTTGGTGGTTCGGTTATGAATGGTGTCCCAATGAAACATGAATTTTTACCCGGGAATTTGAAGGCTATGGCGAAGTTGCAACTTGAAGGGATGGTTGATAAGAGTAGCAATGGGACTAGCGTCGGCAGTCCTATGGCTTCACCGAACACTAACTCGGCTCCTGGATTAGCTAGAGTTTGTgttgttttgatgtttttggGATATTTGTTGGGGTTGATCTTTTGA